The following is a genomic window from Candidatus Diapherotrites archaeon.
CTGCAAGGGCTGCGCTTTATGTGCAGTGGAATGCCCGCAGAAAGCAATTAGAATGGAGCTAAAAAAAAAATGATTAAAACAATTGAAGGCTCAAGAGCCATAGCAGAACAAGCAGTATACTGCGAGCCAGAGGTCGTAGCATGTTATCCTATCACTCCTTCAACGCATATAGCAGAAGAATTGGCGAAGTATTATGCCAATGGAGCAATAAAAAAGTTTATTGCAGTGGAAGCAGAATTCTCTGCGATTTCAGCTTTAATTGGGGCAAGCGCTGCAGGGGCAAGGACTTTTTCTACAACCTCAGGGCAAGGCCTGTTATTAATGCATGAACCATTGCTTGCTGCTTCAGGAATGAGGCTTCCAATAGTAATGGTTGTAGCAAACAGGGCTGTAAGCTCTCCGTTGAATATATGGAATGACGAGCAGGACACTATAACCCAGAGGGATGCAGGATGGATTCAATTGTACGCAAAAAACAACCAGGAGGCTGTTGATTTAGTGCCCATTGCATTCAAGGTTGCAGAGCAGGCAATGCTTCCAGCAATGGTCTGCCTGGACGGATTCATTCTAACGCATGCAGTAGAACAGATTGACATAATAGGAAAAGAGGACGTAAAGAAGTTTTTGCCTGAATTCAATCCTGAAATAAAATTGGACCCGGAAAACCCTGTGAGCTTGGGCGTATATGCAGGGCCAGCACACTACCAAGACTTCAGGAAAGACTTAGAGGAAGGAATGCAGGAAGCAAAAAAGATTATTTCAAAGGAAGGAGAGAATTTCGGTGAGCTTTTCGGGAAGCATTACAATTTAATTCTTGCCCACAAATGCGAGGACGCAGAAAGAATAATTGTGGGCATTGGAAGCCTTGTGGACAATGCAATAGAGGTTGCAAACGAATTAAGAGAGAAAGGAGAAAAGGTTGGGGTTTTTCATGTTAGGACATTCAGGCCTTTCCCAAGAGAAGAAATAAGAAAGGAATTAGAAGGAAAAATCGTTGGAGTAATTGAGAGAGACATAAGCTTGGGGGCAAGCCCTCCAATTTATTCCGAAGTAAGCGAGGCAATGCAGGGCACACAAACAATAATCTCAAGCTTTGTAGGAGGCCTTGGAGGAAAGACAATCACAAGGCCAATCATAAGGAATGCATTCGAAAAATTAAAGCAAAAAAATCCTGTAAGGGAATGGATATCATGACTAAAAGCACTAATGCGCATTACTATGCTCCAGGCCATTCAGGCTGCCCTGGCTGCGGTCCAAGCAACTGCATGATTCAAGTAACAGACGCAATAGGAAAAGACGCAATAATAGTAAACGCAACAGGCTGCATTGAAATAAATTCTTCTTTATATCCTAACAGCGCCTGGAGGCTTCCTTATATTCATGTGCTATTTGAGAATACAGCAAGCGTTGCAGCAGGGGTTTCAGCAGCACTCAAAGCAAAAGGAAACAACCACACAAAGGTTGTGGTGACAGCGGGGGACGGAGCAACATACGACATAGGCTTTGGGGCAGTAAGCGGAATGTTCGAAAGAAACGATGATGTATTATACATCTGCTATGACAATGAATTGTACGCCAATACAGGAGTGCAGAGATCAGGAGCAACACCTTACGGCGCAGCAACAACAACATCCTTTGTGGGAAAAGAAGTTAGAGGAAAGCAGACCCAAAAAAAGCCTATTGTTGAAATTGCCGCAATGCACAGGATACCTTACGCTGCAAGCGCAAGCATTGCTTATCCTCAAGACCTGAAAATGAAAATAGAAAAAGCATTAAAGCATGAAGGAGCAAAATTCATTACAGTTAATTCTCCTTGCTGCTTGGGGGCAGGATTTGACGGAAGCATTTCAATCAAAGTAGCAAGGCTTGCAGTGCAGTCAAGGCTCTGGTTCCTTTTTGAGTACGAGAACGACGAATTCAAATTAAACTTCAATCCAGAACAGAAGCTTCCAGTAAAAGAATACCTTTCATTACAGAAAAGGTTCGCTCACTTGAACGAAAAAGAAATTGCATTAATACAAAAACAGGCAGATTTGAATTATGGAAGAATAAAGAAGCTGTGCGGAATAAAATAAGATTTTCAAAGGCATTTTACTTACGCAAATGATTTAAAACTGATTTGCTATTCAATTTATAAGGGAATTAATTGAGGAAACAAGAGGAAGAAATTAATTACATAGATCATGCTATTTTTCCTGAACCTCACACTCCAATGTACTTAATGCACAAATACTGGGCAAGAAAACCACATAATGTTGTTTCAGAGTATATTAAAAACTACTCCAAAGAGGGGGAAATTGTTTTAGACCCTTTCTGCGGTTCTGGCGTAACAGCAATTGAAGCCATAAAGTTAGGCAGAAAAGTAATTGCAATAGACTTAAACCCTGTTTCTGCTTTCATGACAAAATGTACTTTAATGCCTGTTAACTTAAAAGAGTTTGAAGAAGCATTCAAAGAAATAGAGAAAAATGCTAAACACAAAATAAATGAACTGTACGAAACTAAGTGCCCAAAGTGCAAAGGAAAAGCATTTTTGACTCAATCTGTCTGGGCAAAGAATAAAAAAGAAGACAAAGAAGAAAACTTAAAAAAAATCTGGTATTATTGTTCTCTTTGCGGTAAAAGAAGTGAGAAAAAAATAGAAAATTCTGATTTAAAAAATATAGAAGAAATTAACAATAAAAAAATAAAAGAATGGTATCCTACTACGAGATTGGCATATAACGGTAATGAGTTTAAAGAAGGAACCCATGAACCAGATGTAAATTCTATTGACAAATTATTTACCAAACGAAATCTTTATGGATTAGCAATAATTTTTAATGAAATAGAAAAAATCAAAGAATATAAAATTCAAGAGTTAATGAAACTTGTATTTACTTCTTCTTTAGAGCAAGCAAGCAAATTAAATTCCATTGATATGCGTCCTGGACGGGAATGGATGACAAGAGGCTGGACAATCCACAGGTATTGGATTCCAATTGGTTACTTAGAAAGAAATGTGTGGAATTGTTTTGAGGAAAGATATAATAAAATAAAAAGAGGTAAAAAAGAAGCTGACCAGTTAATCCATAATTACAAAGAAGCAAAAAAATTTTCTGATTTGAATGATAACTCAACTATTTTAATTAAAATGTATAACGCATTAGAGCTTTCTGAAATAATCCCTGTTAATTCTATTGATTACATTTTTACTGATCCCCCTTACGGTGGCTCAATTCAATATTTTGAGTTAAGCACTTTGTGGGCTTCATGGCTGAATCTTGAATTAAACTATAAGGACGAAATAACAGTCAATAAACAACAAGAAAAAAACTTTGAATATTACCACAAAATGCTCAGTGCAGCCTTCAAGCAAATGTATTCAGTTTTAAAGCCAGGAAAATATTTGACAGTAACCTTCCACAGCACTGATATAAAAGTGTGGAATTCAATCATTAGAGCAGTTGTTACAGCTGGCTTTGACTTAGAGAAAATTGTTTATCAGGCCCCAGCAATGCCTTCAGCTAAAGGACAACTTCAACCATACGGGTCTGCTGTTGGTGATTATTATATTAGATTCAAGAAACCCTTAAGAGACAATAATATAACAGAAAAACAAATGGATGTGGAGAGATACGAAAGAGAAGTTGTGTGGGCTGCAAGAAGAATTATTGAAAGAAGAGGTGAACCAACAATATACCAACACATACTAAATGGAATAATGGTTGATTTGAAAGGTGGAAGATATGCTCCTGTAAATGCAAGAAATGTAGAAGATATTCTAAAAGACCATGTTGGAGAACTCTTTGAATTAATTGACATAAAAAATGAAAAAGGAAAAACAATAGGAAAAAAATGGTGGCTGAAAGACAGAGACTTCTCAAATTTTACAACGCCGGCTTTAAGCGACAGAATAGAAAGATCAATCTTAAGTGTTTTAGGGAAAAAAATTAAAGCATCTTTCGATGAAATAGTTCAAGCAGTATTCATTGACTACCCTAACGCTTTAACCCCAGATTCCCAAAGCATAAAAGAAATATTGAAAGAATACGCCGATCCAACAAAAGATGGAAAATGGAGATTAAAGCCGGGCTTAAGCGAAAAAGAACAAGAAAGCATTCACTCAAAAATGATTTACCTGCTTGCCATGCTTGGAAAAAAAGCGAGGTACACAGTATTAATAGGACAAAATGAACAAAGCAAAAAATACAATAACATTCCATTAAGCCGGGTTTCAGATAAACCCCAAACATGGCAGATATTCCCCCAAGAGCCAGTAGCATTAGACAGAATAAAACAAATAGATGTAATGTGGCTTGAAGATTCAAGAATAGCCTATGAATTTGAAGTAGAAAACACTACGGGAATTTCAGAGGCAATAATCAGGGGCTCAAATATATGGGAAAGCCACCAAACAAAAAGATTCATTATAATACCAAAAGAAAGGGAAAATTTCTTGTACAAAAAACTGCAAGAGCCAATACTTAAAGAAACACTGAAAAAAGTGGAATGGAGTTTTATTAGATACAATGACTTAGAAAAACTTTTTGAGAAAAGCAAGAAAAAATTTGACCCAGAAGAATTAGAAAAAATAGCAAGACCTCCTAAAATATCGGAAGAAAAACAAAAACAATCTAAATTAAATATTTTTATGTGAGAATATGGGCGGAAATTTAACATATGAAAATCTAGCTTTAAGAGAACAAAAGCAAAGCATAAAATCACCCGAAGAAAAATTAATAATGCAAGCGGGCAAATTTCCTAATTGTAAAGGCTTATATCCTGACTGCCCCGAAAAGCCAGATAAAAATGATAAAATGTGCAGAACTTGCCCGGTACTCGACAAAGAAGATTAAATGAATTTGAGTTTGCACCAAAACCAATTTAAAAGCCTTCAAGCAGAAATTCTTATATGAAAATTTTAATGCTCAACCCTCCTTTCATGGAAAGGTTCTCGCGCTCAAGCAGGAGCCCAGCAGTAAGCAAGGGTGGCTGCTTCTACTACCCTATATGGCTGGCTTATGCCACAGGCGTTCTAGAGAAGGAAGGACATGAAGTTAAATTGGTTGATGCAATAGCTGCAAGGAAAACACTCAAGGAAACAATTGAGATTGCAAGAGAATTTAAGCCGAAACTAATTGTTGTGGATACTGTAACAGCATCTTTCTATAACGACCTGAAAGTAATTGAAGCACTCAAAAAAGAATTGCCTGAAGCATTCACTGCAATGGTTGGAACGCATGTGAGCGCACTGCCAGAAGAGGCATTCAAAAAGAGCAAAAAAGTGGACGCAGCGGTAAGAGGGGAATACGATTTCACTTTAAGGGACCTGGCAAAAGCAATAGAAAAGAAAAAAAATTTGGGGGCAGTGAAAGGAATTTCCTTCAGGGAGAAGAAAGAGAAAGGAAAAATTATACATAATGAATCAAGGCCTTTTATTTCAGGAAAGGAATTGGACGAAATGCCTTTTGTCTGTGAAGTGTACAAAAAGCACTTGAACATTAAGGATTACTTTTATCCGTCTGTTCTTTACCCTCAGGTTACAATTGTTACAGGAAGGGGCTGCCCTAATTATTGTACATTTTGCGTTCTCCCGCAGCTAATGAACGGGCATTCCTACAGGTCAAGGTCAATAGAAAACGTTTTTGAGGAAATAAAATGGATTAAGGAAGAATTGCCTGGAGTAAAGGACATAATGATTGAAGACGACACTTTCACTGCAGACAGGGAAAGAATAAGGAAACTATGCAGTAAAATAATTGACTCAGGAATTAAAGTAACATTCACGTGCAATGCAAGGGCTGACGTGGATTTGGAGACCTTAAAATTAATGAAGAAGGCAGGATGCAGGCTCATGTGCGTGGGCTTTGAGAGCGCAGACCAAAAAATACTGAACAACATACGAAAAGGGACTGTAATTGACAGGATAAGGCAGTTCATGAAGGACACAAAAAAGGCAGGGATTTTAGTTCACGGCTGCTTTATTTTGGGAAACAGGGGAGAGAACATTGAAAGCATTAAGACAACAATTGATTTTGCTAAAGAGATTGAGCCTGACACAGTGCAGTTCTTTCCTTTAATGGTTTACCCTGGAACAGAGGCATTCAATTGGGCTGAAAAGCACGGCCACCTTAAGACAAGGGACTGGAGTAAATGGCTCAAAGAAGACGGAACGCATAACACAGTGCTTTCAACTCCAGAGCTGAGCTCAGAGAAATT
Proteins encoded in this region:
- a CDS encoding thiamine pyrophosphate-dependent enzyme, whose product is MTKSTNAHYYAPGHSGCPGCGPSNCMIQVTDAIGKDAIIVNATGCIEINSSLYPNSAWRLPYIHVLFENTASVAAGVSAALKAKGNNHTKVVVTAGDGATYDIGFGAVSGMFERNDDVLYICYDNELYANTGVQRSGATPYGAATTTSFVGKEVRGKQTQKKPIVEIAAMHRIPYAASASIAYPQDLKMKIEKALKHEGAKFITVNSPCCLGAGFDGSISIKVARLAVQSRLWFLFEYENDEFKLNFNPEQKLPVKEYLSLQKRFAHLNEKEIALIQKQADLNYGRIKKLCGIK
- a CDS encoding DNA methyltransferase; the encoded protein is MRKQEEEINYIDHAIFPEPHTPMYLMHKYWARKPHNVVSEYIKNYSKEGEIVLDPFCGSGVTAIEAIKLGRKVIAIDLNPVSAFMTKCTLMPVNLKEFEEAFKEIEKNAKHKINELYETKCPKCKGKAFLTQSVWAKNKKEDKEENLKKIWYYCSLCGKRSEKKIENSDLKNIEEINNKKIKEWYPTTRLAYNGNEFKEGTHEPDVNSIDKLFTKRNLYGLAIIFNEIEKIKEYKIQELMKLVFTSSLEQASKLNSIDMRPGREWMTRGWTIHRYWIPIGYLERNVWNCFEERYNKIKRGKKEADQLIHNYKEAKKFSDLNDNSTILIKMYNALELSEIIPVNSIDYIFTDPPYGGSIQYFELSTLWASWLNLELNYKDEITVNKQQEKNFEYYHKMLSAAFKQMYSVLKPGKYLTVTFHSTDIKVWNSIIRAVVTAGFDLEKIVYQAPAMPSAKGQLQPYGSAVGDYYIRFKKPLRDNNITEKQMDVERYEREVVWAARRIIERRGEPTIYQHILNGIMVDLKGGRYAPVNARNVEDILKDHVGELFELIDIKNEKGKTIGKKWWLKDRDFSNFTTPALSDRIERSILSVLGKKIKASFDEIVQAVFIDYPNALTPDSQSIKEILKEYADPTKDGKWRLKPGLSEKEQESIHSKMIYLLAMLGKKARYTVLIGQNEQSKKYNNIPLSRVSDKPQTWQIFPQEPVALDRIKQIDVMWLEDSRIAYEFEVENTTGISEAIIRGSNIWESHQTKRFIIIPKERENFLYKKLQEPILKETLKKVEWSFIRYNDLEKLFEKSKKKFDPEELEKIARPPKISEEKQKQSKLNIFM
- a CDS encoding transketolase C-terminal domain-containing protein; protein product: MIKTIEGSRAIAEQAVYCEPEVVACYPITPSTHIAEELAKYYANGAIKKFIAVEAEFSAISALIGASAAGARTFSTTSGQGLLLMHEPLLAASGMRLPIVMVVANRAVSSPLNIWNDEQDTITQRDAGWIQLYAKNNQEAVDLVPIAFKVAEQAMLPAMVCLDGFILTHAVEQIDIIGKEDVKKFLPEFNPEIKLDPENPVSLGVYAGPAHYQDFRKDLEEGMQEAKKIISKEGENFGELFGKHYNLILAHKCEDAERIIVGIGSLVDNAIEVANELREKGEKVGVFHVRTFRPFPREEIRKELEGKIVGVIERDISLGASPPIYSEVSEAMQGTQTIISSFVGGLGGKTITRPIIRNAFEKLKQKNPVREWIS
- a CDS encoding radical SAM protein gives rise to the protein MKILMLNPPFMERFSRSSRSPAVSKGGCFYYPIWLAYATGVLEKEGHEVKLVDAIAARKTLKETIEIAREFKPKLIVVDTVTASFYNDLKVIEALKKELPEAFTAMVGTHVSALPEEAFKKSKKVDAAVRGEYDFTLRDLAKAIEKKKNLGAVKGISFREKKEKGKIIHNESRPFISGKELDEMPFVCEVYKKHLNIKDYFYPSVLYPQVTIVTGRGCPNYCTFCVLPQLMNGHSYRSRSIENVFEEIKWIKEELPGVKDIMIEDDTFTADRERIRKLCSKIIDSGIKVTFTCNARADVDLETLKLMKKAGCRLMCVGFESADQKILNNIRKGTVIDRIRQFMKDTKKAGILVHGCFILGNRGENIESIKTTIDFAKEIEPDTVQFFPLMVYPGTEAFNWAEKHGHLKTRDWSKWLKEDGTHNTVLSTPELSSEKLVRECNRARREFYLRPKFIAKKIRQLIFNPKNIPRFLKSGMVFMKYLARGE